The following coding sequences are from one Streptococcus sp. NPS 308 window:
- a CDS encoding ABC transporter ATP-binding protein, with product MLIKKIKTYKWQALASLMMTGLMVASSLLQPRYLQEVLEALLAGQHEAIYSIGAWLIGVALVGLVAGGVNVTLAAYIAQGVSSDLREDAFRKIQTFSYANIEQFNAGNLVVRMTNDINQIQNVVMMAFQILFRLPLLFIGSFILAVHTLPSLWWVIVLMVLLIFALTGIMMGMMGPRFAKFQTLLERINAIAKENLRGVRVVKSFVQEKAQFNKFTEVSDELLGQNLYIGYAFSVIEPVMMLVGYGAVFLSIWLVAGMAQSDPSVVGSIASFINYLSQIIFTIIMVGFLGNSVSRAMISLRRIREILDTEPAMTFKDLPDEELEGSLSFENVTFTYPNDDEPMLKNVTFDIAPGQMVGVVGATGAGKSTLAQLIPRLFDPQEGSIKIGGKDIRDVSEGTLRKTVSIVLQRAILFSGTIADNLRQGKGNASVSEMERAARIAQASEFIGRMENKFESQVEERGTNFSGGQKQRMSIARGIVSNPRILIFDDSTSALDAKSERLVQEALNKDLKGTTTIIIAQKISSVVHADKILVLDQGRLIGEGRHADLVANNAVYREIYETQKGKEE from the coding sequence ATGCTCATTAAAAAAATAAAAACCTATAAATGGCAGGCCTTGGCATCCCTAATGATGACAGGTTTGATGGTTGCGAGTTCACTCTTGCAACCGCGCTATTTGCAAGAGGTGTTAGAGGCTTTGTTGGCCGGTCAACATGAGGCTATCTATAGTATTGGCGCTTGGTTGATAGGGGTAGCCCTAGTCGGTCTAGTTGCAGGCGGGGTCAATGTAACGCTTGCAGCCTACATTGCTCAAGGAGTGTCTTCGGACCTTCGTGAAGACGCTTTTCGCAAGATCCAGACTTTTTCTTATGCCAATATCGAGCAGTTTAATGCGGGTAATCTTGTCGTTCGTATGACCAATGATATCAACCAAATTCAGAACGTGGTGATGATGGCTTTTCAAATCCTTTTCCGTCTCCCTCTTCTCTTTATCGGTTCCTTTATCTTGGCGGTTCACACTCTCCCGTCACTTTGGTGGGTGATTGTCCTCATGGTGCTCCTCATCTTTGCACTAACAGGCATCATGATGGGGATGATGGGGCCACGATTTGCTAAGTTTCAAACCCTTCTTGAACGGATCAATGCTATTGCCAAAGAAAATCTACGTGGTGTCCGCGTAGTCAAATCCTTTGTACAAGAAAAAGCACAATTTAACAAATTTACCGAGGTTTCAGATGAACTTCTCGGCCAAAATCTTTATATCGGTTATGCCTTCTCAGTTATAGAACCCGTTATGATGCTAGTCGGCTATGGAGCGGTTTTCCTCTCAATCTGGTTAGTGGCTGGAATGGCTCAGTCAGATCCATCTGTAGTGGGTTCGATTGCTTCCTTTATCAATTATCTCAGCCAGATTATCTTTACTATTATCATGGTTGGCTTTTTAGGAAATTCTGTCAGTCGTGCCATGATTTCTTTGCGTCGCATCCGCGAGATTCTAGATACCGAGCCAGCGATGACCTTTAAAGATCTCCCAGATGAAGAGTTAGAAGGAAGTCTCTCTTTTGAAAATGTGACCTTCACCTATCCTAATGATGATGAGCCTATGCTGAAGAATGTAACCTTTGATATTGCGCCTGGTCAGATGGTCGGTGTGGTTGGGGCGACTGGAGCAGGGAAGTCCACTCTAGCTCAGTTAATTCCACGACTGTTTGATCCACAGGAGGGATCTATCAAGATTGGTGGCAAGGATATTCGAGACGTCAGCGAGGGAACCTTGCGTAAAACAGTTTCCATCGTCTTGCAACGTGCTATTCTCTTTAGCGGGACCATTGCAGATAATCTTCGTCAAGGGAAAGGCAATGCCAGCGTGTCAGAAATGGAACGTGCAGCACGGATTGCCCAAGCCAGTGAATTTATCGGACGCATGGAAAACAAATTTGAGAGTCAGGTCGAAGAACGTGGAACCAACTTTTCTGGTGGACAAAAGCAACGGATGTCCATTGCCCGTGGGATTGTCAGCAATCCCCGTATCCTGATTTTTGACGATTCGACTTCGGCCTTGGATGCCAAGTCAGAAAGACTCGTACAGGAAGCTTTGAATAAAGATCTGAAAGGGACGACAACCATTATCATCGCTCAAAAGATCAGTTCAGTCGTCCATGCAGACAAGATTTTGGTCTTGGACCAAGGACGCTTGATTGGAGAAGGAAGGCATGCAGACTTGGTAGCTAACAATGCCGTCTACCGCGAAATCTACGAAACACAAAAGGGAAAGGAGGAATAA
- a CDS encoding ABC transporter ATP-binding protein: MKTVRFFWNYFKVYKLSFVIVILMVAVATIAQALFPVFSGQAVTELANLVLAYQNGTSELAWQSLSALMLNLALVVLALVVSSLIYMTLMTRVIAESTNEMRKGLFGKLSRLTVSFFDRHQDGDILSRFTSDLDNILQAFNESLVQVMSNIALYIGLIFVMFSRNVTLALITVASTPVAFLMLVFIVKMARKYTNLQQKEVGKLNAYMDESISGQKAVIVQGIQDDIVAGFVEQNERVRKATFKGRMFSGILFPVMNGMSLVNTAIVIFAGSAVLLNDPSIETTTALGLIVMFTQFSQQYYQPIIQVAASWGSLQLAFTGADRIQEMFDAEEEMRPQNAPAFTELREGVEISHIDFSYVPDKPILKDVSISAPKGQMIAVVGPTGSGKTTIMNLINRFYDVDAGSISFDGKDIRDYDLDSLRSKVGIVLQDSVLFSGTIRDNIRFGVPDASQEMVEAAAKATHIHDYIESLPDKYDTLIDDEQNIFSTGQKQLISIARTLMTDPQVLILDEATSNVDTVTESKIQHAMEAVVAGRTSFVIAHRLKTILNADQIIVLKDGEVIERGNHHELLKLGGFYSELYHNQFVFE, translated from the coding sequence ATGAAAACCGTTCGATTTTTCTGGAATTATTTTAAAGTTTACAAGCTCTCCTTTGTCATTGTGATTCTGATGGTTGCAGTGGCGACAATTGCCCAAGCCCTCTTTCCAGTTTTTTCAGGTCAAGCAGTGACGGAGCTCGCTAACCTAGTTCTGGCTTATCAAAATGGAACTTCCGAACTAGCCTGGCAGAGTTTGTCAGCTCTGATGCTGAATCTAGCTCTAGTTGTCCTCGCCTTAGTGGTATCCAGTTTGATTTACATGACCTTGATGACCCGTGTGATTGCTGAGTCAACAAATGAGATGCGTAAGGGCCTCTTTGGCAAACTCTCTCGTTTGACGGTTTCTTTCTTTGACCGCCATCAGGATGGCGATATCCTTTCTCGCTTCACGAGTGACTTGGACAACATCCTTCAAGCCTTCAATGAAAGCCTAGTTCAGGTTATGAGCAATATTGCTCTTTACATCGGTTTGATTTTTGTCATGTTTTCAAGAAATGTGACGCTCGCCCTGATAACAGTAGCCAGTACTCCAGTAGCCTTTCTCATGTTGGTTTTCATCGTGAAAATGGCCCGCAAGTACACTAATCTCCAGCAAAAAGAGGTAGGGAAACTCAACGCCTACATGGACGAAAGTATTTCAGGGCAGAAAGCTGTTATCGTACAAGGAATTCAAGACGACATCGTAGCAGGCTTTGTGGAGCAAAATGAGCGCGTGCGCAAGGCAACCTTTAAAGGGAGAATGTTCTCAGGCATCCTCTTTCCTGTTATGAATGGGATGAGCTTGGTCAATACGGCCATCGTCATTTTTGCAGGTTCGGCTGTCTTGCTGAACGATCCAAGTATCGAAACAACGACAGCCCTAGGTTTGATTGTCATGTTTACCCAATTTTCTCAGCAGTACTACCAGCCAATTATCCAGGTGGCTGCGAGTTGGGGGAGCCTCCAGTTGGCCTTTACCGGAGCGGATCGTATCCAAGAAATGTTCGATGCAGAAGAAGAGATGCGCCCACAAAATGCACCTGCCTTTACGGAATTGCGAGAAGGTGTTGAAATCAGTCACATTGATTTCTCTTATGTGCCAGACAAGCCGATTTTAAAAGATGTTAGCATTTCAGCTCCTAAGGGGCAGATGATAGCAGTTGTAGGCCCGACTGGTTCGGGGAAAACAACCATCATGAACCTCATCAATCGTTTCTACGATGTGGATGCAGGTAGCATTTCTTTTGATGGCAAAGACATTCGTGACTACGACTTGGACAGCCTGCGGAGCAAGGTCGGGATTGTCTTGCAGGATTCGGTCTTGTTTAGTGGAACGATTCGGGATAATATCCGCTTCGGTGTGCCAGATGCCAGTCAGGAAATGGTCGAAGCAGCTGCAAAGGCAACTCATATTCATGACTACATCGAAAGCTTGCCTGACAAGTATGATACCCTTATTGATGATGAGCAAAATATCTTCTCGACTGGGCAGAAACAATTGATTTCCATCGCTCGGACCTTGATGACAGATCCTCAAGTCCTAATTTTAGATGAAGCGACTTCCAATGTGGACACCGTAACAGAAAGCAAGATTCAACATGCCATGGAGGCAGTTGTAGCAGGACGAACCAGTTTTGTCATTGCCCATCGTCTCAAGACCATCCTCAATGCCGATCAGATTATTGTCCTCAAAGATGGAGAGGTCATTGAACGTGGAAATCATCACGAGTTGCTCAAACTCGGCGGTTTCTATTCAGAACTGTATCACAATCAATTTGTCTTTGAATAA
- a CDS encoding gamma-glutamyl-gamma-aminobutyrate hydrolase family protein — translation MARTVVGVAANLCPVDAEGKNIHSSVSCKFAESIRQVGGLPLVIPVGDESIVRDYVEMIDKLILTGGQNVHPQFYGEKKTIESDDYNLVRDEFELALLKEALRQNKPIMAICRGVQLVNVAFGGTLHQEIEGHWQGLPFGTSHTIETVEGSVVAKLFGKESQVNSVHRQSIKDLAPNFRVTAIDPRDQTIEAIESVDEHRIIGLQWHPEFLVNEEDGNLELFEYLLNEL, via the coding sequence ATGGCTAGAACGGTTGTAGGAGTTGCTGCAAACCTATGTCCTGTAGATGCAGAAGGGAAAAACATCCACTCATCTGTATCCTGTAAATTTGCAGAGAGCATTCGTCAAGTCGGTGGTCTTCCTTTAGTAATTCCTGTAGGGGATGAGTCCATTGTTCGCGATTATGTAGAAATGATTGACAAACTCATCTTGACAGGTGGGCAAAACGTCCATCCTCAGTTTTATGGAGAGAAAAAGACCATTGAGAGCGATGATTACAACCTTGTACGCGATGAGTTTGAACTAGCCCTCTTGAAAGAAGCGCTTCGTCAGAATAAACCAATTATGGCAATCTGTCGTGGGGTTCAGCTGGTCAATGTTGCTTTTGGTGGCACTCTCCACCAAGAAATTGAAGGTCACTGGCAAGGCTTGCCTTTTGGGACATCTCATACTATTGAGACAGTAGAAGGAAGCGTGGTGGCTAAGTTGTTTGGCAAAGAAAGTCAAGTCAATTCAGTCCATCGTCAAAGCATCAAAGACCTGGCGCCTAATTTCCGTGTGACTGCTATTGATCCAAGAGACCAGACCATCGAAGCGATTGAGTCTGTCGACGAGCATCGTATCATCGGCTTGCAGTGGCACCCAGAGTTCCTGGTCAATGAAGAAGACGGCAATTTAGAACTATTTGAGTATTTATTAAATGAATTGTAA
- a CDS encoding glucose-6-phosphate isomerase — MSHIKFDYSKVLDKFVAPHEVEYMQAQVTAADELIRKGTGAGSDFLGWLDLPENYDREEFDRILKAAEQIKSDSEVLVVIGIGGSYLGAKAAIDFLNHHFANLQTKEERKAPQILYAGNSISSTYLADLVEYVADKDFSVNVISKSGTTTEPAIAFRVFKELLVKKYGQEEANKRIYATTDRQKGAVKVEADANGWETFVVPDDIGGRFSVLTAVGLLPIAASGADIKALMEGANAARKDYTSDKIAENEAYQYAAVRNILYRKGYATEILVNYEPSLQYFSEWWKQLAGESEGKDQKGIYPTSANFSTDLHSLGQFIQEGTRIMFETVVRVDKPRKNVIIPTLEEDLDGLGYLQGKDVDFVNKKATDGVLLAHTDGDVPNMYVTLPEQDAFTLGYTIYFFELAIALSGYLNAINPFDQPGVEAYKRNMFALLGKPGFEELSKELNARL, encoded by the coding sequence ATGTCACATATTAAATTTGATTATTCAAAAGTTTTAGACAAATTTGTTGCCCCACATGAAGTGGAATACATGCAAGCACAAGTAACAGCTGCAGACGAATTGATCCGTAAAGGAACTGGTGCTGGTAGCGACTTTTTGGGTTGGTTGGACCTTCCTGAAAATTATGACCGCGAAGAATTCGACCGCATATTGAAAGCTGCTGAGCAAATCAAATCAGACAGCGAAGTTTTGGTTGTAATCGGTATCGGTGGATCTTACCTTGGTGCCAAAGCAGCTATCGACTTCTTGAACCACCACTTTGCGAACTTGCAAACAAAAGAAGAACGCAAAGCGCCACAAATCCTTTACGCTGGAAACTCAATCTCATCTACTTACCTTGCTGACTTGGTAGAGTACGTAGCTGACAAAGACTTTTCAGTAAACGTGATTTCTAAATCAGGTACAACAACAGAACCAGCTATCGCTTTCCGTGTCTTCAAAGAACTCTTGGTTAAGAAATACGGTCAAGAAGAAGCCAACAAACGTATCTACGCAACAACTGACCGCCAAAAAGGTGCTGTTAAGGTTGAAGCAGATGCTAATGGTTGGGAAACATTTGTAGTTCCAGATGACATCGGTGGACGCTTCTCAGTATTGACAGCAGTTGGATTGCTTCCAATCGCTGCATCAGGTGCAGATATCAAAGCCCTTATGGAAGGTGCGAACGCAGCTCGTAAAGACTACACTTCAGACAAGATTGCTGAAAATGAAGCTTACCAATACGCAGCGGTTCGTAACATCCTTTACCGTAAAGGCTACGCTACTGAAATCTTGGTAAACTACGAACCATCACTTCAATACTTCTCAGAATGGTGGAAACAATTGGCTGGTGAGTCAGAAGGGAAAGACCAAAAAGGAATCTACCCAACTTCAGCTAACTTCTCAACTGACTTGCACTCATTGGGTCAATTTATCCAAGAAGGAACTCGTATCATGTTTGAAACAGTTGTCCGTGTTGACAAACCACGTAAGAACGTGATCATTCCTACTTTGGAAGAAGACCTTGACGGACTTGGTTACCTTCAAGGAAAAGACGTTGACTTTGTAAACAAAAAAGCGACTGACGGTGTTCTTCTTGCTCACACTGACGGTGACGTACCAAACATGTACGTAACTCTTCCTGAGCAAGATGCTTTCACTCTTGGTTACACTATCTACTTCTTCGAATTGGCAATTGCCCTTTCAGGTTACTTGAATGCCATCAACCCATTTGACCAACCAGGTGTTGAAGCCTACAAACGTAACATGTTTGCCCTTCTTGGAAAACCAGGATTTGAAGAATTGAGCAAAGAGCTTAACGCACGTCTATAA
- the gltX gene encoding glutamate--tRNA ligase, with the protein MSKDIRVRYAPSPTGLLHIGNARTALFNYLYARHHGGTFIIRIEDTDRKRHVEDGERSQLENLRWLGMDWDESPETHENYRQSERLELYQKYIDQLLAEGKAYKSYVTEEELAAERERQEAAGETPRYINEYLGMSEEEKAAYIAEREAAGIIPTVRLAVNECGIYKWHDMVKGDIEFEGGNIGGDWVIQKKDGYPTYNFAVVIDDHDMQISHVIRGDDHIANTPKQLMVYEALGWEAPEFGHMTLIINSETGKKLSKRDTNTLQFIEDYRKKGYLPEAVFNFIALLGWNPGGEDEIFSREELIKLFDENRLSKSPAAFDQKKLDWMSNDYIKRAELATIFEMAKPYLEEAGRLTDKSEKMVELYKPQMKSVDEIVPLTDLFFSDFPELTDAEREVMAGETVPVVLEAFKAKLEAMTDEEFVTENIFPQIKAVQKETGIKGKNLFMPIRIAVSGEMHGPELPDTIFLLGREKSIQHIDNMLKEISK; encoded by the coding sequence ATGTCAAAAGATATCCGCGTACGCTACGCACCAAGTCCAACAGGACTACTACACATCGGAAATGCCCGTACAGCATTGTTTAACTACCTTTACGCACGCCATCATGGTGGAACTTTTATCATTCGTATCGAAGATACTGACCGTAAACGTCACGTTGAGGATGGGGAACGCTCACAGCTTGAAAATCTTCGCTGGTTGGGCATGGATTGGGATGAAAGTCCAGAAACTCATGAAAACTATCGCCAATCAGAGCGTTTGGAACTCTATCAAAAATACATCGACCAATTGCTAGCCGAAGGAAAAGCCTACAAATCTTACGTTACAGAAGAAGAGTTGGCGGCTGAGCGCGAACGCCAAGAAGCAGCTGGCGAAACACCACGTTACATCAATGAATACCTTGGCATGAGTGAAGAGGAAAAAGCAGCTTACATCGCAGAACGTGAAGCAGCTGGGATCATCCCAACTGTTCGTTTGGCTGTCAATGAGTGTGGTATCTACAAATGGCATGATATGGTCAAAGGTGATATCGAGTTTGAAGGTGGCAACATCGGTGGCGACTGGGTTATCCAAAAGAAAGATGGTTATCCAACTTACAACTTTGCAGTTGTCATCGATGACCACGACATGCAGATTTCCCATGTTATCCGTGGTGATGACCACATTGCCAACACACCCAAACAGCTTATGGTTTATGAGGCTCTTGGTTGGGAAGCCCCAGAATTCGGTCACATGACTTTGATTATCAACTCTGAAACGGGTAAAAAATTGTCTAAACGTGATACCAATACCCTTCAGTTTATCGAAGACTACCGTAAAAAAGGCTATTTGCCAGAAGCCGTCTTTAACTTTATCGCCCTTCTTGGTTGGAACCCAGGTGGCGAAGACGAAATCTTCTCTCGTGAAGAACTCATTAAACTTTTCGATGAAAACCGCCTCAGCAAGTCTCCAGCAGCCTTCGATCAGAAGAAACTTGACTGGATGAGCAACGACTACATCAAGAGAGCAGAACTTGCTACTATCTTTGAAATGGCAAAACCATACTTAGAAGAAGCAGGGCGTTTGACTGACAAGTCTGAAAAAATGGTAGAACTCTACAAGCCACAGATGAAGTCAGTTGATGAGATTGTTCCGCTGACAGATCTTTTCTTCTCAGATTTCCCAGAGTTGACAGACGCTGAGCGCGAGGTCATGGCAGGAGAAACCGTTCCTGTTGTTCTAGAAGCCTTCAAAGCGAAACTAGAAGCAATGACAGATGAGGAATTTGTGACAGAAAACATCTTCCCACAAATCAAAGCAGTTCAAAAAGAAACAGGTATTAAAGGGAAAAACCTCTTCATGCCGATTCGTATTGCCGTTTCAGGTGAAATGCATGGACCAGAATTACCAGACACCATTTTCTTACTCGGACGTGAAAAGTCAATCCAGCATATCGATAATATGCTGAAAGAGATTTCTAAATAA
- a CDS encoding gamma-glutamylcysteine synthetase, which produces MSRSVELLKKRYLKNIKENPDLFIGIELEFPIVNLEGKATDGEVGKDLFRYLPSVLGFTIEKVDDFGNPIQLLDPVSQDTILFEVSYTTIEFAFGKAESIQEVEERFNFYMATIQNKLGEANHAIVGCGIHPNWDKNENCPVAYPRYQMLMDYLNLSRNVTKSDLHQFPEYGAFICGSQVQLDVSRSNYLRVINAFTQIEAAKAYLFANSEFSGADWDTKISRDIFWEESMHGIYPENVGVNTRLFKDEDDFFDYLNYSAIFTAERDGQTYYFYPIQARDYLATPEIQAFTLNGDEVLIYPREKDFETHRSYQYQDLTTRGTVEFRSVCTQALDRTFTSAAFHLGLLVHLDKLEAYLRTAPFFTTAGRDYKFLRRHFSKKQLTGEEEAAIREFSKDLLILAEEGLEKRGKQEMTYLQPLKEELGL; this is translated from the coding sequence ATGTCTCGGTCTGTTGAATTACTAAAGAAACGTTACTTAAAGAATATAAAAGAGAACCCAGATTTATTTATTGGGATTGAGTTAGAATTTCCGATTGTAAATTTAGAGGGTAAAGCTACAGATGGTGAAGTTGGTAAGGATCTCTTTCGGTATTTACCATCAGTACTGGGATTTACTATCGAAAAAGTGGATGATTTTGGGAATCCAATTCAGTTACTTGATCCAGTTAGCCAAGATACTATCTTATTCGAAGTCTCCTATACAACTATCGAGTTTGCATTCGGAAAGGCCGAATCTATCCAAGAGGTAGAAGAACGCTTTAACTTCTATATGGCTACGATTCAGAATAAGTTGGGCGAAGCTAATCATGCTATTGTTGGTTGTGGTATTCATCCCAACTGGGATAAAAATGAGAATTGTCCAGTGGCTTATCCCCGCTATCAGATGTTGATGGATTATTTGAATTTGAGTAGAAATGTTACTAAATCAGATTTACATCAATTCCCTGAGTATGGAGCCTTTATCTGTGGGAGTCAGGTTCAACTAGACGTTTCAAGGTCCAACTACCTGCGTGTTATCAATGCTTTTACGCAAATTGAAGCAGCAAAAGCCTATTTGTTTGCAAACTCTGAGTTTTCAGGGGCAGATTGGGATACTAAGATTTCCAGGGATATTTTTTGGGAAGAATCCATGCATGGTATCTATCCAGAGAATGTCGGTGTCAATACTAGACTCTTTAAAGACGAGGATGATTTTTTTGACTATCTAAATTATTCTGCGATTTTTACTGCGGAGCGTGATGGGCAGACCTATTATTTTTATCCGATTCAGGCTAGAGATTATTTGGCTACACCTGAAATTCAGGCATTTACCCTTAATGGGGATGAAGTTCTTATTTACCCTCGGGAGAAGGATTTTGAAACCCATCGTAGTTACCAGTACCAAGACTTAACGACTCGAGGAACAGTTGAATTTCGTAGTGTTTGTACGCAAGCTCTAGATAGAACTTTTACTTCTGCTGCCTTTCACTTGGGATTGTTGGTTCATTTAGACAAGCTTGAAGCTTACTTGCGAACTGCTCCATTTTTTACCACAGCTGGTCGTGATTATAAGTTTTTAAGACGACATTTTTCTAAAAAACAACTCACAGGTGAGGAAGAAGCTGCGATTCGAGAATTTTCTAAAGACTTACTCATCCTAGCTGAGGAAGGACTGGAGAAGAGAGGCAAGCAAGAAATGACCTACTTACAGCCTTTGAAAGAAGAATTGGGCCTATAA
- the thrC gene encoding threonine synthase, with the protein MTLVYQSTRDANNTVTASQAILQGLATDGGLFTPLTYPKVDLDFETLKDASYQEVAKLVLSAFLDDFTAEELDYCINNAYDSKFDTPAIAPLVKLDGQYNLELFHGSTIAFKDMALSILPYFMTTAAKKHGLENKIVILTATSGDTGKAAMAGFADVPGTEIIVFYPKDGVSKVQELQMTTQTGDNTHVIAIDGNFDDAQTNVKHMFNDVALREKLAANKLQFSSANSMNIGRLVPQIVYYVYAYAQLVKSGEIVAGDKVNFTVPTGNFGNILAAFYAKQIGLPVGKLICASNDNNVLTDFFKTRVYDKKREFKVTTSPSMDILVSSNLERLIFHLLGNDAVKTAELMNALSTQGQYELTDFDAAILELFVAEYATEEETATEIKRVYDTDAYIEDPHTAVASAVYRKYQVATGDATKTVIASTASPYKFPVVAVEAVTGKSGLTDFEALAQLHDISGVAVPPAVDGLETAPVRHKTTVAAADMQAAVETYLGL; encoded by the coding sequence ATGACATTAGTTTATCAATCAACGCGTGATGCGAACAATACAGTAACTGCCAGCCAAGCGATTTTGCAAGGTTTGGCGACGGATGGTGGTTTGTTTACACCGCTTACTTATCCAAAGGTGGATTTGGACTTTGAAACATTAAAAGATGCTTCTTACCAAGAAGTGGCTAAGTTAGTTTTGTCAGCCTTTTTAGATGACTTTACAGCTGAGGAGTTGGACTACTGTATCAACAATGCCTACGATAGCAAGTTTGATACTCCAGCTATTGCGCCATTGGTGAAACTGGATGGGCAATACAACTTGGAATTGTTCCATGGTTCAACGATTGCCTTTAAGGATATGGCCTTGTCTATCTTGCCATACTTTATGACGACGGCTGCTAAAAAGCATGGTTTGGAGAACAAGATTGTCATTTTGACAGCGACATCGGGTGATACTGGGAAAGCTGCTATGGCAGGATTTGCCGATGTGCCTGGAACTGAGATTATCGTCTTTTATCCAAAGGATGGTGTCAGCAAGGTGCAAGAGTTGCAAATGACTACTCAGACTGGCGACAATACTCATGTTATTGCTATTGATGGTAACTTTGACGATGCGCAAACTAACGTCAAACATATGTTTAACGATGTAGCTCTGCGTGAAAAGTTGGCTGCCAATAAACTGCAATTTTCATCAGCTAACTCTATGAACATTGGTCGTTTGGTACCACAGATTGTCTACTATGTTTATGCCTACGCTCAGTTGGTCAAGTCTGGTGAGATTGTGGCTGGTGATAAGGTCAACTTCACAGTACCAACAGGAAACTTTGGAAATATCTTGGCTGCCTTTTATGCTAAACAAATCGGTCTGCCAGTTGGTAAATTGATCTGTGCTTCAAATGACAATAATGTTTTAACTGACTTCTTCAAGACACGTGTTTACGATAAGAAACGTGAGTTTAAAGTAACAACTAGTCCATCTATGGATATCTTGGTATCTTCAAACTTGGAGCGTTTGATTTTCCATCTTTTGGGGAATGATGCGGTTAAGACAGCTGAACTCATGAATGCCTTGAGTACACAAGGACAATATGAATTGACAGACTTTGATGCAGCGATTCTGGAACTCTTTGTAGCTGAATATGCGACTGAGGAAGAAACTGCGACAGAAATTAAACGTGTTTATGATACAGATGCCTACATCGAGGACCCACACACAGCTGTTGCCTCAGCTGTTTATAGAAAATACCAAGTGGCTACTGGCGATGCGACTAAGACAGTGATTGCTTCAACAGCTAGTCCATACAAGTTCCCAGTGGTTGCCGTAGAAGCGGTAACAGGAAAATCAGGCTTGACTGACTTTGAAGCCTTGGCTCAATTACATGACATTTCAGGAGTGGCAGTGCCACCAGCGGTTGATGGGCTTGAAACAGCTCCGGTTCGTCATAAAACAACAGTGGCAGCTGCTGACATGCAAGCAGCGGTGGAGACTTATCTAGGACTTTAA